From the genome of Vicia villosa cultivar HV-30 ecotype Madison, WI linkage group LG2, Vvil1.0, whole genome shotgun sequence, one region includes:
- the LOC131646945 gene encoding homeobox-leucine zipper protein HAT22-like — MALINNNQDSNNSHLHLVLGLSLTTPNETTTTTTTTATTVNPYSSNEPSLTLGLSAESYNPPKNKTYGEELCRQNSSPHSVTVSSFSNGRILHVKRERDEEEDAVEEEERVSSRVISDEDEDGTNTRKKLRLTKEQSLLLEESFKLHSTLNPKQKQALAKQLSLRPRQVEVWFQNRRARTKLKQTEVDCEFLKKCCETLTDENRRLKKELQELKALKLSAQPLYMPMPAATLSICPSCDRLGGRVAEGGGSNKKIITAFTMAPNSHFYNPFNNPSAAC, encoded by the exons ATGGCTCTTATTAACAATAATCAAGATTCCAATAACTCACACCTCCACCTTGTGCTAGGTTTATCCTTAACCACTCCAAACGAAACCACCACCACAACCACCACCACCGCCACCACCGTGAATCCCTACTCCTCCAACGAGCCATCCTTAACGTTGGGACTCTCCGCTGAGAGTTATAATCCTCCCAAAAATAAAACCTATGGCGAGGAACTTTGTAGACAAAATTCTTCACCTCACAGCGTTACTGTTTCGTCGTTCTCAAATGGGAGAATACTTCACGTGAAAAgggagagagacgaagaagaagatgcagtagaagaagaagagagagttTCTTCGAGAGTTATTAGCGACGAAGATGAAGATGGAACAAACACCAGAAAGAAACTTAGACTCACCAAAGAACAATCTCTATTACTTGAAGAAAGTTTCAAATTACACAGCACTCTCAATCCT AAACAAAAACAAGCTTTAGCGAAACAATTGAGTCTAAGGCCACGACAAGTTGAAGTGTGGTTCCAGAATCGGAGAGCCAG AACAAAGCTGAAGCAAACAGAGGTAGACTGTGAGTTTTTGAAGAAATGTTGTGAAACATTAACAGATGAAAATAGGAGGCTAAAGAAAGAGCTTCAAGAGCTGAAGGCATTGAAACTATCTGCACAACCTTTATACATGCCTATGCCAGCAGCTACTCTCTCCATCTGCCCGTCCTGCGACCGGCTCGGCGGCCGTGTCGCAGAAGGTGGTGGGTCAAATAAGAAGATTATCACTGCTTTTACTATGGCTCCTAATTCTCATTTTTACAATCCTTTTAATAATCCTTCTGCTGCATGTTGA
- the LOC131650209 gene encoding uncharacterized protein LOC131650209, with translation MDPPSLQKQLACDGAAVMRVLGMAHTLANGGSGSSEALKEAEAAKKTAEDRVKTLETDRKELKRKIDAVLKQKDGEIAAEKKKLADLQLEWAPSADESSDVAVLRTRAEFVEKIDSLKISLADMAEVGFERAVRQLKLLNPGLKEDNVGLSSKIVDGALVPESPESEE, from the coding sequence ATGGACCCTCCGTCCCTTCAGAAACAGCTGGCGTGCGACGGTGCAGCCGTGATGAGGGTTTTGGGGATGGCCCACACGTTAGCCAATGGTGGATCGGGTTCGTCCGAGGCCCTGAAGGAGGCGGAGGCGGCAAAGAAGACTGCCGAGGACAGGGTAAAGACCCTGGAGACCGACCGCAAGGAGTTGAAGAGAAAGATCGATGCGGTTCTCAAGCAGAAGGACGGAGAGATTGCGGCGGAGAAGAAAAAGCTTGCCGACCTTCAGCTTGagtgggctccctcggctgacgagtcaTCGGATGTGGCCGTTCTGCGGACTAGGGCTGAATTCGTGGAGAAGATAGATAGCCTGAAGATAAGCTTGGCCGACATGGCTGAAGTCGGTTTCGAGCGTGCTGTTCGTCAACTTAAGCTTCTAAACCCTGGCTTGAAGGAGGATAACGTCGGGCTCTCTTCGAAGATTGTGGACGGCGCGTTGGTGCCCGAGTCTCCAGAGAGTGAAGAGTAG